CCTTTATTGCATCACGACGCCAGTCATATATGGTTTAGAAGACAAGTGATTGATGTGGCTAACGAACTGACATACCAAACCAAATAATAAGAGTGCCGCCTATGTTTAACGTGTCTCACATTCATCACATTGCCATCATTTGCTCAGATTACCGAGTATCCAAACATTTTTACAGTGAGATATTAGGTTTTCAGATAATTGCCGAAACCTATCGCGACGCTCGACAGTCATATAAATTAGACTTGGCCATTAATAATCATCAACAAATTGAACTCTTTTCCTTTCCTACTCCGCCACGTCGACCTTCCCAACCGGAAGCTCAAGGATTACGCCATCTTGCGTTTGCTGTGCCAAATTTAGCACATTGCATCGAGCATCTTCACCAACAAGGCGTTGCGACGGAAGCGATTAGAATTGACGAGTTAACAGGGAAAAAGTTTACCTTCTTTGCTGATCCCGATGGCTTACCCCTTGAACTTTACGAACACGCTTGATTGCCTTCATAAAAAAAGCACCTTACCGCTCAGTAAAGTGCTTTTTTACTCTTAATCCGCTCCTATCGCGCTTACACAACGTGAACCGATAACGTTCGCTCTGCTGAAAAACTATGCTTCAGAACTTCCCACCGCTTCGTTGATCAAGGTTTGCAACTCGCCGTTGCCTGCCATCTCAACAATGATGTCACAACCACCAACCAACTCACCTTTAATCCAAAGCTGAGGAAAAGTAGGCCAATTTGCAAACTTTGGTAATTCAGCACGAATATCTGGGTTATCCAAAATATTCACAAACGCGAAACGCTCACCACAGGACATGAGCGCCTGCACAGCCTGAGAAGAAAAACCGCATTGTGGTGCACGCGGATTGCCTTTCATGTACAACAAAATATCATTACTGCTGATTTGTTCTTTAATCGTATCGATTGTATTGCTCATTATGAAACCTCATTCTGGGTCGCTTCATGTGTGACAACAATTACGGCATCGCTATTATGGCAACGTCGCTCTTATTGTGAAAAAGACAACCATTATAAACCATGGAAAGTTGACTCATTTTATTGGGTCGGAAGGGCATTTTACAACCCCAACAACAGGCTTTCCTTTGCACTTTCTATTGATAAATGCTCTTTACTCGCTTACCTGAGTGTATTAAATTGGTCGATTATTTTTTCTAAAGACAACTTAAAGGAGCTATAGCGTGTCGCCTAGACATTTTCTTACTTTGAAGGACCTCACTTCTGATGAATTAAAACAACTTTTACATCGAGCTTCTGAGCTTAAGAAAATTCATCATGAAGGCACTCTGTTTCAACCATTAAAAGGCCGAGTATTGGCGATGATTTTTGAAAAGTCATCCACCAGAACCCGCGTTTCTTTTGAAGCGGGCATGGCGCAATTGGGTGGTCATGCACTGTTTCTTTCATCTCGTGATACTCAGCTTGGCCGCGGCGAGCCAGTCGAAGACAGTGCACGAGTCATTTCCAGCATGGTTGATGCCGTGATGATACGAACTTTTGACCATAAGACCGTCGAGACATTTGCACAATACTCTTCTGTTCCCGTGATCAATGCACTCACGGACGATTATCATCCCTGCCAGCTATTGGCTGACATGCAAACTTACCAAGAATACCGCGGTTCAATTGAAGGTAAAAAAGTCGTTTGGGTGGGTGATGGCAATAACATGTGCAACTCTTACATAAACGCAGCGGCGCTGCTGGACTTCCATCTGGTGGTTGCTTGCCCAGAAGGGTATGAACCAAACGCTGAGTTAGTTGCAGAGCACAGCGACAGAGTGACCGTACTCCATAACACTCATGATGCGGCGAAAGGCGCTGACCTGATTGTCACCGACGTATTTGCTTCAATGGGCCAAGAAGACGAGCAGGAACAACGCTTGAAGGACTTCGACGGTTTTCAAGTCAACCGTGAGTTAATGGCTCTCGCCAACCCTGATGCTTTGTTTATGCACTGCCTTCCCGCTCACCGAGGCGAAGAGGTGGCAACCGATGTGATTGATCGTCCTGACAGTGTTGTTTGGGACGAAGCGGAAAATCGTCTACACGCCCAAAAAGCGTTGCTTGAATTCTTGCTGTGCCGATAAGCACACTACGCAGCCTGCTCAACACACCATTTTGCAGGCTTTTTTGCTTTTTAATCATTGAAAAAAACTCACGTATTACACATCATTATGAGTATTATTGAAGTTAGGCATTTAAAAACATTATCTGCCTTGAGAGAAACAGGGAGCCTGGTTGATGCCGCCGAGCGCGTTCATTTAACCCAGTCTGCTTTGTCTCATCAGCTCAAGGACTTAGAAGAGAAACTGGGCTGTGCGCTTTTTATTCGTAAAACCAAGCCGGTTCGCTTTACCAGTGCCGGGCTGCGTGTATTGCAATTAGCGGACGATGTATTGCTGTCTTTTCGATCGGCTCAACGCGACATCCAGCGCTTCGCAGAAGGCGAAAGTGGGCGCCTGCACATCGCCATCGAATGCCATAGCTGCTATGAGTGGCTAATGCCCACCATTGATCACTTTC
The sequence above is a segment of the Marinomonas sp. IMCC 4694 genome. Coding sequences within it:
- the argF gene encoding ornithine carbamoyltransferase, with the protein product MSPRHFLTLKDLTSDELKQLLHRASELKKIHHEGTLFQPLKGRVLAMIFEKSSTRTRVSFEAGMAQLGGHALFLSSRDTQLGRGEPVEDSARVISSMVDAVMIRTFDHKTVETFAQYSSVPVINALTDDYHPCQLLADMQTYQEYRGSIEGKKVVWVGDGNNMCNSYINAAALLDFHLVVACPEGYEPNAELVAEHSDRVTVLHNTHDAAKGADLIVTDVFASMGQEDEQEQRLKDFDGFQVNRELMALANPDALFMHCLPAHRGEEVATDVIDRPDSVVWDEAENRLHAQKALLEFLLCR
- the grxD gene encoding Grx4 family monothiol glutaredoxin — protein: MSNTIDTIKEQISSNDILLYMKGNPRAPQCGFSSQAVQALMSCGERFAFVNILDNPDIRAELPKFANWPTFPQLWIKGELVGGCDIIVEMAGNGELQTLINEAVGSSEA
- a CDS encoding VOC family protein, which codes for MFNVSHIHHIAIICSDYRVSKHFYSEILGFQIIAETYRDARQSYKLDLAINNHQQIELFSFPTPPRRPSQPEAQGLRHLAFAVPNLAHCIEHLHQQGVATEAIRIDELTGKKFTFFADPDGLPLELYEHA